A DNA window from Mytilus edulis chromosome 14, xbMytEdul2.2, whole genome shotgun sequence contains the following coding sequences:
- the LOC139502703 gene encoding uncharacterized protein translates to MASYGRVGIFLAAETNRLYGVTSKHVTTQSSDMLVYLRKENRNFVKFGKVKEISSMNINHDVSIFEINVDICHKLFSNNVNEKWNSKSQLLMCNSENLYGSFVRTKGLNETGIVHFAIAQVATRQEHTENDINTEVYFLVKPVTNYPFIQPGDSGNVVSIQKTDVSYTYYMHIGLIIGKFENRITASALKSADENSKQYVLCLNLKHAFETLKNVTNLKLNAVVPAYQNNGVLKENGMKLWIKTRTVQCISRGDFDLPDHLINLIFCIKETVSQRPGMFWTENTYMLRLSQFVNSRNDLEPSGCVTADHKCYLHAILGCDFLFSEKYDLAEHQLKKATTMIAATSSPYRLLCKMITYITWLLFKQKKLIQMRNVLYHGFNFMLRFKEHDVRIHDSIGYIYFDLSRYLIATRKPQKALRMAYKSLEYFESFQRDGRTSLEKQALAWSLIARLSLNCGEFFERIHQEPIDLSKASLYIIMLERNLDNLPTVQQVCYYMVKTDFFYRQGYITEAIKSARISVEMSQENVLCEELLKSSVRLRYLKTV, encoded by the coding sequence TGATATGTTAGTTTATTTGAGGAAGGAAAATAGGAACTTTGTAAAATTTGGGAAAGTAAAAGAAATTAGTTCAATGAATATTAACCACGATGTTAGCATTTTTGAAATAAACGTTGACATTTGCCATAAGTTATTCTCAAACAATGTGAATGAGAAATGGAACTCAAAAAGTCAGCTGTTGATGTGTAATTCAGAAAATTTATATGGCTCATTTGTCAGAACAAAAGGTTTGAATGAGACAGGAATAGTTCATTTTGCAATTGCACAAGTTGCCACGAGACAAGAGCATACAGAAAACGATATAAATACAGAAGTTTATTTTCTGGTGAAACCAGTTACTAACTATCCATTCATTCAACCCGGCGATAGTGGTAACGTTGTATCCATTCAGAAAACAGATGTGTCTTACacatattacatgcatattgGATTAATTATAGGAAAATTCGAAAATAGAATAACAGCTTCAGCACTTAAAAGTgcagatgaaaattcaaaacaatatgTGTTATGCTTAAATTTAAAGCATGCATTCGAAACATTAAAAAATGTCACTAATTTGAAATTGAATGCAGTAGTTCCAGCTTATCAAAATAATGGTGTGTTAAAAGAAAATGGAATGAAGTTATGGATAAAGACAAGAACAGTACAATGTATATCAAGGGGAGACTTTGATTTGCCTGATCATTTGATTAatcttatattttgtattaaagaaACAGTTTCTCAAAGACCAGGAATGTTTTGGACTGAGAACACGTATATGCTAAGATTAAGTCAGTTTGTCAACTCAAGAAACGATTTGGAACCCAGTGGATGTGTAACTGCAGATCACAAATGCTATTTACACGCAATATTAGGATGTGACTTTTTATTCTCCGAAAAATACGATCTTGCAGAGCATCAACTGAAAAAAGCAACAACAATGATAGCAGCCACTTCCTCTCCCTATCGACTTCTGTGTAAAATGATCACTTATATCACATGGCTTCTGTTCAAGCAAAAGAAGTTGATTCAAATGAGaaatgttttatatcatggaTTTAACTTTATGCTCAGATTCAAAGAACACGACGTTCGCATCCATGATTCTATTGGATATATATATTTTGACCTTTCACGGTATCTAATTGCAACACGTAAACCACAAAAAGCTTTAAGAATGGCTTACAAATCTTTggaatattttgaaagttttcaGAGAGATGGGAGAACATCCCTTGAGAAGCAAGCTTTGGCGTGGTCCCTAATTGCACGTCTAAGTCTAAACTGTGGAGAGTTTTTTGAAAGGATACATCAGGAACCGATTGACTTATCAAAAGCAAGCCTGTACATAATAATGTTGGAACGTAATCTCGACAATTTGCCAACTGTCCAACAAGTTTGTTATTACATGGTTAAAACTGATTTCTTCTATAGACAAGGTTATATTACAGAAGCTATAAAGAGTGCTCGGATAAGCGTAGAAATGTCACAGGAAAATGTTCTATGTGAAGAATTGTTGAAATCTTCCGTAAGGTTGCGCTATCTTAAAACAGTGTAA